From one Microlunatus sp. Gsoil 973 genomic stretch:
- a CDS encoding S49 family peptidase, which translates to MDKKPVVLEIDLGLGLQSSDPQDPVSAVRSRNVPRLPTIVSGLRHGAKDDDVVAAVVHITPQLTVWQAEELGRALQAFAAAGKRVIAWTESFGELGPGTVGYYLATAADQIWLQPSGSLGLQGIALNVMTVRGVLDKIGAEPQIGQRHEYKTAAEMYTSTRISEPNREMTGRMCDSVTGQVVSATAAARGIQPDQVTDAIAAAPLSAQQAIDRGLVDRLGYRADVYRAIREEFGRPDDDDVQIRLVFAHRYARSITKEAIRRTRLGRTRRRPIIAVVDVQGAIVTGRGNRQLPFGQPQAGSDHVIAALRAVPQNDQVRGVVLRVDSPGGSYVASDAIRHAVLQVKRSGRPVVASMGALAASGGYFVSMAADQITALPSTLTGSIGVLGGKVVIKETLNKIGIVRETIGDRPATMFSPTRVFEHDEWLRIESWLDTVYDDFTHKAAEDRGLSYDVLEPVARGRVWTGADAKERGLVDDLGGFQDAVIATCRRVGVDLDHVQVQRFPQLPMLARLRPAESSESPAAAVLGGRPPGPLETLTQALGVDSFGLLTVPWRFDFS; encoded by the coding sequence ATGGACAAGAAACCGGTGGTGCTGGAGATCGACCTCGGCCTGGGCCTGCAGAGCTCGGATCCGCAGGATCCGGTCAGCGCCGTACGATCCCGCAACGTCCCACGGCTGCCGACGATCGTGTCGGGTCTGCGGCACGGCGCCAAGGACGACGACGTCGTGGCAGCGGTCGTCCACATCACCCCGCAGCTGACGGTGTGGCAGGCCGAGGAGCTCGGTCGGGCACTGCAGGCGTTCGCCGCGGCCGGCAAGAGGGTGATCGCCTGGACCGAGAGTTTCGGTGAACTGGGGCCCGGCACCGTCGGTTACTACCTGGCCACCGCGGCGGACCAGATCTGGTTGCAACCCAGCGGGTCGCTCGGCCTGCAGGGCATCGCGCTGAACGTGATGACCGTCCGCGGGGTGCTGGACAAGATCGGCGCCGAACCGCAGATCGGCCAACGACACGAGTACAAGACCGCAGCCGAGATGTACACCTCCACTCGGATCAGCGAACCCAACCGGGAGATGACCGGCCGGATGTGTGATTCGGTGACCGGGCAGGTGGTTTCGGCAACCGCCGCCGCGCGCGGGATCCAACCCGACCAGGTCACCGATGCGATCGCCGCAGCTCCGCTGTCGGCCCAGCAGGCGATCGACCGCGGCCTGGTGGACCGGCTCGGCTACCGGGCCGACGTCTACCGCGCGATCCGCGAGGAATTCGGGCGACCGGACGACGATGATGTCCAGATCCGGCTGGTCTTCGCCCACCGATATGCCCGTTCGATCACCAAGGAGGCCATCCGCCGGACCCGCCTGGGCAGGACCAGGCGCCGGCCGATCATCGCCGTCGTCGACGTTCAGGGTGCCATCGTCACCGGCCGCGGCAACCGGCAACTCCCGTTCGGCCAACCCCAAGCCGGGTCGGACCACGTGATCGCCGCACTGCGTGCCGTCCCGCAGAACGATCAGGTACGCGGTGTCGTGCTGCGGGTGGACAGCCCGGGCGGATCCTATGTCGCCTCCGACGCGATCCGCCATGCGGTGCTGCAGGTCAAGAGATCCGGCCGGCCGGTGGTCGCGTCGATGGGTGCGCTGGCTGCCTCCGGCGGGTACTTCGTCTCGATGGCCGCCGACCAGATCACCGCCCTGCCGAGTACGCTGACCGGTTCGATCGGTGTGCTCGGCGGCAAGGTCGTGATCAAGGAGACGTTGAACAAGATCGGGATCGTCCGGGAGACGATCGGCGATCGGCCGGCGACGATGTTCTCACCGACCCGGGTCTTCGAGCACGACGAGTGGCTCAGGATCGAGTCGTGGCTCGACACGGTCTACGACGACTTCACCCACAAGGCCGCGGAGGACCGTGGCCTGTCCTACGACGTCCTCGAACCGGTGGCCCGCGGTCGCGTCTGGACCGGCGCCGATGCCAAGGAGCGTGGCCTGGTCGATGATCTCGGCGGCTTCCAGGACGCGGTGATCGCGACCTGCCGCAGGGTCGGTGTCGATCTCGATCATGTCCAGGTGCAGCGGTTCCCCCAGCTGCCGATGCTGGCCAGGCTCCGTCCGGCCGAGTCCAGCGAGTCGCCCGCGGCTGCCGTCCTCGGCGGACGCCCGCCCGGCCCGCTGGAGACGCTGACCCAGGCGCTCGGTGTGGATTCCTTCGGCCTCTTGACCGTGCCCTGGCGCTTCGATTTCAGCTGA
- a CDS encoding helix-turn-helix transcriptional regulator: protein MPAADVFACLGRALDGGGADQVGELIERHWSYVIRTDASLLLRATRALSGDALHRHPAAALVQELFAPIRPAIMRRNDPLLDRAIDGHAGLDDHRARVGVGLAAMIALTRRGRFAEAAALGRRVVDLGIELLDPGFLDGSSVPALELHAGIAHLMAADLAGAERHLSAAYRDLSPFANHGLDAAGKLGFLYALRGESHLASTWLERAQSLEPGAGDWWLRSTERQSIAAASMLLAIDRLDWPDFHRHNVTEDMAVPSENWMYVVYARARAGLFLGNQRILINELHDFRDQVPLIFSAHSLPGMLLDSAELDLLVSLGDLDAAAEVAARLGDDPLERVAAARFRLVTGSPAAAEEIVADSRWPVRISRRVRLNLLLLHVTADLALRLNSDDRIRLLRRAAVETANEVDPWLFTMAVHDPATVDLLGRHAPETAPLLSRLAEIAPPRPFRLSRSPARLTPREQVLLGRLAGDGGLNEIAADLHVSPATVRNQRKSLYRKLGATSRAHAVEIGLRAGLLPTDSRPGG, encoded by the coding sequence GTGCCGGCAGCGGATGTGTTCGCATGCCTGGGTCGTGCCCTGGATGGCGGGGGCGCCGACCAGGTCGGCGAGTTGATCGAACGCCACTGGTCGTACGTGATCAGGACCGACGCCTCGCTGCTGCTGCGGGCCACCCGGGCGTTGTCCGGTGACGCCCTGCACCGTCATCCGGCCGCTGCCCTGGTGCAGGAATTGTTCGCCCCGATCCGGCCGGCGATCATGCGGCGCAACGACCCGCTGCTCGATCGGGCGATCGACGGCCATGCCGGTCTGGATGATCATCGGGCCAGGGTCGGCGTCGGGCTGGCGGCGATGATCGCACTGACCCGACGCGGCCGGTTCGCCGAGGCGGCCGCGCTGGGCCGCCGGGTCGTCGACCTCGGAATCGAACTACTCGATCCGGGCTTCCTGGACGGCTCGAGCGTGCCGGCCCTCGAACTGCATGCCGGGATCGCCCATCTGATGGCCGCGGACCTGGCCGGCGCCGAGCGGCATCTGTCGGCCGCCTATCGGGATCTCTCGCCGTTCGCCAACCACGGCCTGGATGCCGCCGGCAAGCTCGGCTTCCTGTACGCCCTGCGCGGCGAATCCCATTTGGCGTCGACCTGGCTGGAGCGAGCCCAGAGCCTGGAGCCCGGCGCGGGTGACTGGTGGTTGCGGTCGACCGAACGGCAGAGCATCGCGGCGGCCAGCATGCTGCTGGCCATCGACCGGCTGGACTGGCCCGACTTCCACCGGCACAACGTGACCGAGGACATGGCGGTGCCCAGTGAGAACTGGATGTACGTCGTCTACGCGCGGGCCCGTGCGGGTCTGTTCCTCGGCAACCAGCGGATCCTGATCAACGAACTGCACGACTTCCGCGACCAGGTGCCGTTGATCTTCTCCGCCCACTCCCTGCCCGGCATGTTGCTGGACAGTGCCGAGCTGGATCTGTTGGTCAGCCTCGGCGACCTGGACGCGGCCGCGGAGGTCGCCGCCAGGCTCGGTGACGATCCGTTGGAACGGGTCGCCGCGGCCCGTTTCCGGCTGGTCACCGGCAGCCCGGCGGCGGCGGAGGAGATCGTCGCCGACTCCCGTTGGCCGGTACGGATCAGCCGGCGGGTGCGGCTCAATCTGCTGCTGCTCCACGTCACCGCCGATCTCGCCCTCCGGCTGAATTCCGACGACCGCATCCGGCTGCTGCGGCGTGCCGCGGTGGAGACCGCCAACGAGGTCGATCCCTGGCTGTTCACGATGGCGGTGCACGACCCGGCCACCGTCGACCTGCTCGGTCGACACGCACCGGAGACCGCACCGTTACTGTCCCGGCTCGCCGAGATCGCCCCGCCTCGGCCGTTCCGACTGTCCCGCTCGCCGGCTCGGCTCACTCCGCGAGAGCAGGTGTTGCTCGGCCGGCTGGCCGGCGACGGGGGGCTGAATGAGATCGCTGCCGACCTGCACGTCTCCCCGGCGACCGTCCGCAACCAGCGCAAGAGCCTGTATCGCAAGCTCGGGGCGACCTCCCGGGCCCATGCCGTCGAGATCGGGCTGCGCGCCGGTCTGCTGCCGACGGACTCCCGGCCCGGAGGCTGA
- a CDS encoding helix-turn-helix domain-containing protein has protein sequence MMVQRAVDLLVADAGVKRVADATRRLQISDRSLQRLFADYLGLTPGWVLRRGRLHAAAERLVTLAGRHSEPLAELAAEFGYADQAHLTNDFRRFIGMPPGNWLVALVREHSSGLSQPINPPS, from the coding sequence ATGATGGTCCAGCGAGCAGTCGACCTGTTGGTCGCCGATGCCGGCGTCAAACGGGTCGCCGACGCGACGCGCCGGCTGCAGATCAGCGACCGGAGCCTGCAACGGCTCTTCGCCGACTACCTCGGACTGACGCCGGGCTGGGTGCTGCGCCGCGGCCGGTTGCACGCTGCCGCCGAACGCCTGGTGACGCTGGCCGGCCGGCACTCCGAGCCTCTTGCCGAGTTGGCCGCGGAATTCGGATACGCCGACCAGGCGCACCTGACCAACGACTTCCGGCGTTTCATCGGCATGCCTCCGGGGAACTGGCTTGTTGCATTGGTGCGGGAGCACAGTTCGGGCCTGTCGCAGCCGATCAATCCCCCGAGTTGA
- a CDS encoding DUF6597 domain-containing transcriptional factor, with protein MTVGNTSHRGILALPGRLPYRLDRLLPPEQLGWCVDRFWMTEWDIPQGRAVTARILPHPTVNLTLEGDGLVITGVASGVFARTLTGHGQVFGIKLRPGAARLLTDVPIRSLSGTGQPAEGLLAAGANWPQPCGSRPRTPAAPPRSPITSPVSDWRPMRT; from the coding sequence GTGACCGTAGGCAACACGTCTCACCGCGGCATCCTCGCTCTGCCCGGCAGGCTGCCCTACCGGTTGGACCGGTTGCTGCCCCCGGAGCAGCTGGGCTGGTGCGTCGACCGGTTCTGGATGACCGAATGGGACATTCCGCAGGGTCGTGCAGTGACGGCGAGGATCCTGCCGCATCCGACGGTCAACCTGACCCTCGAGGGCGACGGGCTGGTGATCACCGGCGTGGCGTCCGGGGTCTTCGCCCGGACACTGACCGGCCACGGTCAGGTCTTCGGGATCAAGCTCCGGCCGGGCGCTGCCCGACTGCTCACCGACGTGCCGATCCGGTCGTTGTCCGGCACCGGCCAGCCGGCGGAGGGCTTGCTGGCGGCGGGCGCCAACTGGCCTCAGCCCTGCGGGAGCAGACCTCGGACGCCGGCCGCGCCACCGCGTTCGCCGATCACATCGCCGGTCTCGGACTGGCGCCCGATGCGGACCTGA
- the groES gene encoding co-chaperone GroES has translation MAVTIKPLEDRVLVEPLEAEQTTASGLVIPDTAKEKPQEGKVLATGPGRIDDNGQRVPLDVAENDVVIFSKYGGTEVRYDNKDLLLLNARDILAVVSK, from the coding sequence GTGGCAGTCACGATCAAGCCGCTCGAGGACCGGGTCCTCGTTGAGCCGCTCGAGGCCGAGCAGACGACCGCGTCCGGCCTGGTCATTCCGGATACCGCCAAGGAGAAGCCGCAGGAGGGCAAGGTCCTGGCGACCGGCCCGGGACGGATCGACGACAACGGCCAGCGGGTTCCGCTCGACGTCGCCGAGAACGATGTCGTGATCTTCAGCAAGTACGGCGGCACCGAGGTTCGCTACGACAACAAGGACCTGCTGCTGCTGAACGCCCGCGACATCCTCGCCGTCGTCTCCAAGTAA
- the groL gene encoding chaperonin GroEL (60 kDa chaperone family; promotes refolding of misfolded polypeptides especially under stressful conditions; forms two stacked rings of heptamers to form a barrel-shaped 14mer; ends can be capped by GroES; misfolded proteins enter the barrel where they are refolded when GroES binds) yields MPKILSFDEEARQALERGVDTLANTVKVTLGPKGRYVVIDKKWGAPTITNDGVTVAREVELDDPYENLGAQLAKEVATKTNDIAGDGTTTATVLAQAMVHQGLKAVAAGANPIALKRGIDAAVAKITERLQADAREVQTTADMASVATVSSRDEEIGSLIAEAFDKVGKDGVITVDESQTFGTELEFTEGMQFDKGYISQYFVTDGDRQESVLEDPYILIHQGKISSMNDLLPLLEKVIGASGKLVIIAEDVDGEALSTLVVNKIKGTFTSVAVKAPAFGDRRKAMLEDIAILTGGTVISSDVGLKLDQVGLDVLGRARRVVVTKDDTTIVDGAGKAEDVSARVAQLNAEIERTDSDWDREKLQERVAKLAGGVCVIKVGAATEVELKEKKHRIEDAVSATRAAIEEGIVAGGGAALVHAAAALDGGLDLPADEELGVNVVRKSVVEPLRWIAENGGQPGYVITSKVAELGPTEGYNAATGKYGDMIADGVIDPVKVTRSALANAASIASLLLTTETLVVDKPEDEEPAAGHSH; encoded by the coding sequence ATGCCCAAGATCCTCTCTTTCGATGAGGAGGCGCGGCAGGCGCTGGAGCGGGGCGTCGACACCCTGGCCAACACGGTGAAGGTGACCCTCGGCCCGAAGGGCCGTTACGTGGTCATCGACAAGAAGTGGGGCGCCCCGACCATCACCAACGACGGCGTCACCGTCGCCCGTGAGGTCGAGCTCGACGATCCGTACGAGAATCTCGGCGCTCAGCTGGCCAAGGAAGTTGCGACCAAGACCAACGACATCGCTGGTGACGGTACGACCACCGCGACTGTGCTGGCTCAGGCCATGGTGCACCAGGGCCTGAAGGCCGTTGCGGCCGGCGCCAACCCGATCGCCCTCAAGCGGGGCATCGACGCTGCGGTCGCCAAGATCACCGAGCGCCTGCAGGCCGACGCACGTGAAGTGCAGACCACGGCGGACATGGCATCGGTTGCCACCGTCTCGTCCCGCGACGAGGAGATCGGCTCGCTGATCGCCGAGGCGTTCGACAAGGTCGGCAAGGACGGTGTGATCACCGTCGACGAGTCGCAGACCTTCGGTACCGAACTCGAGTTCACCGAGGGCATGCAGTTCGACAAGGGTTACATCAGCCAGTACTTCGTCACCGACGGTGATCGTCAGGAGTCGGTGCTGGAGGATCCCTACATCCTGATCCACCAGGGCAAGATCAGCTCGATGAACGATCTGCTGCCGCTGCTGGAGAAGGTCATCGGCGCGTCCGGCAAGCTGGTGATCATTGCCGAGGACGTCGACGGTGAGGCGCTGTCCACCCTGGTCGTGAACAAGATCAAGGGCACCTTCACCTCGGTCGCCGTCAAGGCTCCGGCGTTCGGTGATCGTCGCAAGGCCATGCTGGAGGACATCGCCATCCTGACCGGTGGCACCGTGATCAGCTCCGACGTCGGCCTCAAGCTCGACCAGGTCGGTCTCGACGTGCTCGGCCGGGCTCGCCGGGTGGTTGTCACCAAGGACGACACCACCATCGTCGACGGCGCCGGCAAGGCCGAGGACGTTTCGGCCCGGGTCGCCCAGCTGAACGCCGAGATCGAGCGGACCGATTCCGATTGGGATCGGGAGAAGTTGCAGGAGCGGGTCGCCAAGCTCGCCGGCGGCGTCTGCGTGATCAAGGTCGGCGCGGCCACCGAGGTCGAGCTCAAGGAGAAGAAGCACCGGATCGAGGACGCCGTGTCCGCGACCCGGGCCGCGATCGAGGAGGGCATCGTCGCCGGTGGCGGCGCGGCGCTCGTCCATGCGGCCGCTGCGCTGGACGGTGGGCTCGACCTGCCGGCCGACGAGGAGCTCGGCGTCAACGTCGTCCGCAAGTCGGTCGTCGAGCCGCTGCGCTGGATCGCCGAGAACGGCGGCCAGCCGGGTTACGTGATCACTTCCAAGGTGGCCGAGCTGGGCCCGACCGAGGGCTACAACGCGGCCACCGGCAAGTACGGCGACATGATCGCCGACGGTGTGATCGACCCGGTCAAGGTCACCCGTTCGGCACTGGCCAACGCCGCCTCTATCGCCTCGCTGCTGCTCACCACCGAGACCCTGGTGGTGGACAAGCCGGAGGACGAAGAGCCGGCCGCCGGACACAGCCACTGA
- a CDS encoding LCP family protein, whose translation MSGSGGISQSLIADARSGRPRSIITHRMPRRSLLALLAAAPAAVVTACTGKTPSGPSPTVPTATAAATDQASAGPKPANPTASAGKVTVTTKGLTGGLAELATALYSGNDVRTTAATAILEQRRRPNTDEVVVTGSAGRWRGTPVGVLAHGDDLTFAVQRREGWTVVAGRWPSLGLHALSAGDRQFALIIGSDAREKQGESITRSRGDTLHVCGVDGRGGAAIVGIPRDSWIDGEKINAAMVFGGPAGQTAAVAKLTGLPVDHYVVTGFLGFQRLVRAIGGVTVDSPGIPGRGIPKGVVRLKPEKALQFARERHMLPNGDFGRSANQQRLLAGLVLAMKTLGPTRFGSLVNAASRLTETNLPAENALQYAAWAWTIRPSKVGRAVATGGFGWRGSQSVVLLGSHAQTIFKDFADGNLSHS comes from the coding sequence ATGTCCGGCTCGGGAGGGATCAGCCAGTCGTTGATCGCTGATGCGCGCTCCGGCCGTCCGCGGTCCATCATCACGCACCGGATGCCTCGCCGGAGCCTGCTCGCGCTGTTGGCCGCGGCGCCCGCCGCAGTCGTCACCGCCTGCACGGGCAAGACGCCTTCCGGCCCGAGCCCGACGGTGCCGACCGCGACAGCGGCCGCCACGGACCAGGCATCTGCTGGCCCGAAGCCCGCGAACCCGACTGCATCGGCCGGGAAGGTCACGGTGACCACCAAAGGGCTCACCGGCGGCCTCGCCGAACTCGCCACCGCCCTGTACAGCGGCAACGACGTCCGGACCACGGCAGCGACGGCGATCCTGGAGCAGCGGCGTCGGCCGAACACCGACGAGGTGGTGGTCACCGGCAGCGCCGGGCGGTGGCGCGGCACACCGGTCGGCGTCCTCGCTCACGGCGACGACCTCACCTTCGCCGTGCAACGGCGCGAAGGCTGGACCGTCGTGGCCGGCAGATGGCCGAGCCTGGGCCTGCACGCGCTGTCCGCCGGAGACCGGCAGTTCGCGTTGATCATCGGCTCCGACGCCCGGGAGAAGCAGGGTGAGTCGATCACCCGCAGCCGTGGCGACACGCTGCATGTCTGCGGCGTCGACGGCCGTGGCGGCGCAGCGATCGTCGGCATCCCGCGGGACTCCTGGATCGACGGGGAGAAGATCAACGCAGCAATGGTGTTCGGCGGCCCGGCCGGGCAGACCGCGGCCGTCGCGAAGCTCACCGGGTTGCCCGTCGATCACTACGTGGTGACCGGGTTCCTGGGCTTCCAGCGGCTGGTCCGGGCCATCGGCGGTGTCACCGTCGACAGCCCGGGGATCCCCGGTCGCGGCATCCCGAAGGGCGTCGTACGGCTGAAGCCCGAGAAGGCGCTGCAGTTCGCCAGGGAACGGCACATGCTGCCCAACGGCGACTTCGGCCGATCGGCCAACCAGCAACGGCTGCTGGCCGGGCTCGTCCTGGCGATGAAGACCCTCGGGCCCACCCGGTTCGGCAGTCTGGTCAACGCGGCGAGCCGGCTGACCGAGACGAACCTCCCCGCCGAGAACGCCCTGCAGTACGCCGCCTGGGCCTGGACCATCCGGCCGTCGAAGGTCGGGCGGGCGGTCGCCACCGGCGGATTCGGCTGGCGGGGCAGTCAGTCGGTCGTGCTACTCGGCTCCCACGCACAGACGATCTTCAAGGACTTCGCCGACGGCAACCTGTCGCACTCCTAG
- the uxaC gene encoding glucuronate isomerase, whose protein sequence is MLPADPGVRELARSIYRSVAGAPIYSPHGHVDAAIIAENRPFGNPAELLITPDHYVTRLIHAHGVGLDQLGVRNPAADPREIWRIFCAHWQVFAGTVVRYWFESELSEVFGINVQPSAETADDIYDQLAQKLAQPDFRPRELFDRFNIAVLATTDDPAADLSAHRLLADDPDFSGAVVPTFRADRYMSPDVTGWPGFLDELASASGIDTGSYRGLVDALRNRRAYFQEHGATATDSGMADAYAVPISDAEAERIHRAGLAGTVTPAESAAYRRNLLYQLAAMAAEDGLVMQLHADVLRNYDQASFDKYGPDTGHDLPGPATFTAGLRQVLNDFGRSETFRLVLFTTDETAFSQQIAPLAGFYPSVYVGAPWWFIDTPAAIGRFRASATDSAGFGKTSGFIDDTRAYCSIPARHDMSRRLDAGFLAGLVATHQLGEDEAHEIAGDLAGRVPVNTFRLEKYL, encoded by the coding sequence CTGCTGCCGGCCGATCCCGGGGTTCGTGAGCTTGCCCGGTCGATCTACCGGTCGGTCGCCGGCGCGCCCATCTACTCCCCGCACGGTCACGTCGATGCCGCGATCATCGCCGAGAACCGCCCGTTCGGTAACCCGGCCGAGTTGTTGATCACTCCCGATCACTACGTCACCAGGTTGATCCACGCCCATGGTGTCGGGCTTGATCAACTCGGCGTGCGGAATCCGGCCGCCGACCCGCGGGAGATCTGGCGGATCTTCTGCGCCCATTGGCAGGTCTTCGCCGGGACTGTCGTCCGCTACTGGTTCGAGAGCGAGCTGTCGGAGGTGTTCGGCATCAACGTGCAGCCGAGTGCCGAGACCGCCGACGACATCTACGACCAGTTGGCGCAGAAGCTGGCCCAACCCGATTTCCGGCCGCGGGAACTGTTCGACCGCTTCAACATCGCGGTGCTCGCCACCACCGACGACCCGGCCGCTGATCTCTCGGCCCACCGGCTGCTTGCCGATGACCCCGACTTCTCCGGGGCCGTCGTCCCGACCTTCCGCGCCGACCGCTACATGTCGCCCGACGTCACCGGGTGGCCGGGCTTCCTGGACGAACTCGCTTCCGCCTCCGGCATCGACACCGGAAGTTACCGCGGGCTGGTCGACGCGCTGCGCAACCGGAGGGCGTACTTCCAGGAGCACGGTGCGACCGCGACCGACTCGGGCATGGCGGACGCGTACGCCGTGCCGATCAGTGATGCCGAGGCGGAAAGGATCCATCGGGCCGGCCTGGCCGGGACGGTGACACCGGCCGAGTCGGCCGCCTACCGCCGGAACCTGCTCTACCAGTTGGCTGCGATGGCCGCCGAGGACGGTCTGGTGATGCAACTGCACGCCGACGTCCTCCGCAACTACGACCAGGCGTCCTTCGACAAGTACGGCCCGGACACCGGTCATGATCTTCCCGGCCCGGCCACCTTCACCGCCGGTCTGCGCCAGGTGCTGAACGACTTCGGCAGGAGCGAGACCTTCCGGCTCGTGCTCTTCACCACCGACGAGACGGCGTTCTCCCAGCAGATCGCCCCGCTCGCCGGCTTCTACCCCAGCGTCTACGTCGGCGCACCGTGGTGGTTCATCGACACCCCGGCCGCGATCGGCAGGTTCCGTGCGTCGGCGACCGACAGCGCCGGCTTCGGCAAGACCTCGGGCTTCATCGACGACACCCGCGCGTACTGCTCGATCCCGGCCCGGCACGACATGTCCCGACGCCTCGATGCCGGGTTCCTGGCCGGCCTCGTCGCCACCCATCAGCTGGGCGAGGACGAGGCGCATGAGATCGCCGGCGATCTTGCCGGTCGGGTCCCGGTGAACACCTTCCGGCTGGAGAAGTACCTCTAG
- a CDS encoding LacI family DNA-binding transcriptional regulator: MTIHDVAARAGVAASTVSRALNNPGRVNAATRERVQRIAAELNYVPSSQARALSSGRTRTVALLVPDITNPFYFDLIRGTQHQLKAAGYSQVLLDTEESAGQESESLERLRKTCDGVILTASRLTDEQIVAASRVHPLVTVNRNVHGVPSVLLDVPSAINQAIDHLLSLGHRRICYVSGPPNSFSNRWRWRAINEAIRSRRRPGDLEIEAVRIGPFAPQTTSGAGAADAMINTGATAAIAYNDLLAIGMLHRFAARGLSVPDDVSIVGCDDIFGADFCNPPLTTMTAPVEQAGRAATTMLLGLLNPLTPGQVSPRGGERRVLLPTHLTIRASTGPVTPTPGTTRRSTPARSSEEGHR, translated from the coding sequence GGGTGAACGCCGCGACCCGGGAACGGGTGCAGCGGATCGCCGCCGAGCTCAACTACGTGCCGAGCAGCCAGGCCCGGGCGCTGTCCTCGGGCCGGACGCGTACGGTCGCGCTGCTCGTCCCCGACATCACCAATCCGTTCTATTTCGACCTGATCCGCGGCACCCAGCATCAGTTGAAGGCGGCCGGCTACAGCCAGGTGCTGCTGGACACCGAGGAATCGGCCGGCCAGGAGTCGGAGTCGCTGGAACGGTTGCGGAAGACCTGCGACGGGGTGATCCTGACCGCGTCGCGACTGACCGACGAGCAGATCGTCGCCGCCTCCCGGGTGCACCCGCTGGTCACCGTCAACCGCAACGTGCATGGCGTTCCGAGTGTGTTGCTCGACGTCCCGTCGGCGATCAACCAGGCGATCGATCATCTGCTGTCGCTCGGCCATCGGCGGATCTGTTATGTCTCCGGGCCGCCCAACTCCTTCTCCAACCGCTGGCGCTGGCGGGCCATCAACGAGGCGATCCGATCACGGCGGCGTCCGGGTGACCTGGAGATCGAGGCGGTCCGGATCGGGCCGTTCGCACCACAGACCACCTCAGGGGCCGGGGCCGCCGATGCCATGATCAACACCGGTGCGACGGCGGCGATCGCATACAACGACCTGTTGGCGATCGGCATGCTGCACCGGTTCGCGGCTCGCGGCCTGTCGGTGCCCGACGACGTCAGCATCGTCGGCTGCGACGACATCTTCGGCGCGGACTTCTGCAATCCGCCGTTGACCACGATGACCGCCCCCGTCGAACAGGCCGGCCGGGCCGCGACCACCATGCTGCTCGGCCTGTTGAATCCGCTGACCCCGGGACAGGTCAGTCCGCGCGGCGGCGAGCGTCGCGTGCTGCTGCCCACCCACCTGACCATCCGGGCCAGCACCGGACCGGTCACCCCGACACCCGGCACAACGCGCAGAAGCACCCCCGCCCGATCGTCCGAGGAAGGACACCGATGA